Proteins found in one Oncorhynchus mykiss isolate Arlee chromosome 3, USDA_OmykA_1.1, whole genome shotgun sequence genomic segment:
- the LOC110520240 gene encoding splicing factor 3B subunit 1 isoform X2 produces the protein MAKVAKTHEDIEAQILEIQGMKAALVEEGADQGVGLDSTGYYDQEIYGGSDSRFAGYVTSIAANEQEDDDEEDSSTSLLGQKKPGYHAPVAILNAIPQSDEQYDPFAEHRPAKIAEREDEYKARRRQMIISPERLDPFADGGKTPDPKLQSRSYMDVMKEQHLTKEEKEIRQQMAEKAKTGDLKAVNGSAASQAAAAAAKRKRRWDQTAEKQDQSGTPSNTGTPKKMSSWDQADLSAETPGHTPGHTPSNSRWDETPGRNKGSETPGATPSSRMWDPTPSHTPAGAATPGRGDTPGHTTPGHGGATGSVRKNRWDETPKTERETPGHGSGWAETPRTDRGDESVGETPTPGASKRKSRWDETPASQMGSSTPLMTPGKTPIGTPAMNMATPSPGHLMSMTPEQLQAWRWEREIDERNRPLTDDELDAMFPEGYKVLPPPAGYVPIRTPARKLSATPTPMGGMTGFHMQQEDRSMKQINDQPSGNLPFLKPDDIQYFDKLLVEVDESTLSPEEQKERKIMKLLLKIKNGTPPMRKAALRQITDKAREFGAGPLFNQILPLLMSPTLEDQERHLLVKVIDRILYKLDDLVRPYVHKILVVIEPLLIDEDYYARVEGREIISNLAKAAGLATMISTMRPDIDNMDEYVRNTTARAFAVVASALGIPSLLPFLKAVCKSKKSWQARHTGIKIVQQIAILMGCAILPHLRSLVEIIEHGLVDEQQKVRTISALAIAALAEAATPYGIESFDSVLKPLWKGIRQHRGKGLAAFLKAIGYLIPLMDAEYANYYTREVMLILIREFQSPDEEMKKIVLKVVKQCCGTDGVEANYIKTEILPPFFKHFWQHRMALDRRNYRQLVDTTVELANKVGAAEIISRIVDDLKDEAEQYRKMVMETIEKIMGNLGAADIDHKLEEQLIDGILYAFQEQTTEDSVMLNGFGTVVNALGKRVKPYLPQICGTVLWRLNNKSAKVRQQAADLISRTAVVMKTCQEEKLMGHLGVVLYEYLGEEYPEVLGSILGALKAIVNVIGMHKMTPPIKDLLPRLTPILKNRHEKVQENCIDLVGRIADRGAEYVSAREWMRICFELLELLKAHKKAIRRATVNTFGYIAKAIGPHDVLATLLNNLKVQERQNRVCTTVAIAIVAETCSPFTVLPALMNEYRVPELNVQNGVLKSLSFLFEYIGEMGKDYIYAVTPLLEDALMDRDLVHRQTASAVVQHMSLGVYGFGCEDSLNHLLNYVWPNVFETSPHVIQAVMGALEGLRVAIGPCRMLQYCLQGLFHPARKVRDVYWKIYNSIYIGSQDALIAHYPHVYNDEKNPYLRYELEYFL, from the exons ATGGCGAAAGTCGCCAAAACACACGAAG aCATTGAGGCCCAGATCCTGGAGATCCAGGGTATGAAGGCTGCCCTGGTGGAGGAGGGAGCAGATCAGGGTGTGGGCCTGGACTCAACTGGATATTACGACCAGGAGATCTATGGTGGCAGTGACAGCCGCTTCGCTGGATATGTCACCTCCATTGCTGCCAATGAACAGGAGGAT GATGACGAGGAGGACTCTTCAACAAGTCTACTTGGACAGAAGAAACCGGGGTATCATGCTCCGGTGGCTATACTCAATGCGATACCACAGTCAGATGAACAG tacgACCCGTTCGCCGAGCACAGGCCCGCCAAGATTGCAGAGCGTGAGGACGAGTACAAGGCCAGACGACGACAGATGATCATCTCTCCGGAGCGACTCGACCCCTTTGCAGACG GGGGCAAAACGCCGGACCCAAAGCTGCAGTCCAGGTCGTACATGGATGTCATGAAGGAGCAGCACCTGACCAAAGAGGAG AAAGAGATCCGTCAGCAGATGGCAGAAAAGGCCAAGACGGGAGACCTGAAGGCTGTCAACGGCTCTGCTGCCTCCCAGGCTGCCGCTGCCGCCGCCAAGCGCAAACGTCGCTGGGACCAGACGGCCGAGAAACAGGACCAATCAGGAACCCCCAGCAACACCGGCACACCCAAGAAGATGTCTAGCTGGGACCAGGCTGACCTGTCTGCTGAG ACCCCAGGACACACCCCTGGCCACACCCCCTCCAACAGCCGCTGGGACGAGACCCCTGGCAGGAATAAGGGCAGCGAGACCCCAGGGGCCACTCCCAGCTCCCGGATGTGGGACCCAACCCCCAGCCACACCCCGGCCGGAGCAGCCACCCCAGGCAGGGGGGACACACCGGGACACACCACCCCCGGACATGGGGGAGCCACAGGCAGCGTGCGCAAAAACCGTTGGGATGAGACCCCCAAGACTGAGAGGGAGACCCCTGGTCATGGTAGTGGTTGGGCTGAGACTCCCCGTACAGACAGAGGAGACGAGTCTGTGGGAGAGACCCCCACCCCCGGGGCCAGTAAGAGGAAGTCCCGTTGGGACGAGACCCCTGCCAGCCAGATGGGCTCTTCCACTCCACTGATGACCCCTGGGAAGACCCCCATTGGAACCCCTGCCATGAATATGGCCACTCCCTCTCCAG GTCACCTGATGAGCATGACCCCAGAGCAGCTGCAGGCGTGGCGTTGGGAGAGGGAGATCGATGAGAGAAACCGACCTCTCACAGACGATGAGCTGGACGCCATGTTCCCAGAGGGATACAAG GTCCTTCCCCCACCAGCAGGCTATGTGCCCATCCGTACCCCGGCCCGGAAGCTGTCTGCCACACCCACCCCCATGGGGGGCATGACGGGCTTCCACATGCAGCAGGAGGACCGCTCCATGAAGCAGATCAACGACCAGCCCAGTGGGAACCTGCCCTTCCTCAAACCAGACGACATCCAGTACTTTGATAAACTGCTGGTTGAGGTAGATGAGTCCACTCTGAGCCCAGAGGAACAGAAGGAGCGTAAGATCATGAAACTGCTGCTGAAGATCAAGAACGGAACACCTCCCATGAGAAAG GCTGCCCTGCGTCAGATCACAGACAAGGCGAGGGAGTTTGGAGCAGGGCCCCTGTTCAACCAGATCCTGCCCCTGCTCATGTCTCCTACTCTGGAGGACCAGGAGCGTCACCTACTGGTCAAGGTCATTGACCGCATCCTCTACAAGCTGGACGATCTCGTCCGCCCATACGTACACAag ATCCTGGTGGTGATTGAGCCCCTGCTGATTGATGAAGATTACTACGCCCGAGTGGAGGGCAGAGAGATCATCTCTAACTTGGCCAAG GCTGCCGGCCTGGCCACTATGATCTCCACCATGAGGCCTGATATTGACAACATGGACGAgtatgtcagaaatacaacagcCAGAGCTTTCGCTGTCGTAGCGTCCGCTCTGGGTATCCCATCCCTGCTGCCCTTCCTCAAGGCTGTGTGTAAGAGCAAGAAGTCATGGCAGGCCCGCCACACGGGCATCAAGATTGTCCAGCAGATCGCCATCCTCATGGGTTGTGCCATCCTGCCCCATCTGAGGAGTCTGGTGGAGATCATCGAGCATG GTCTGGTGGATGAGCAGCAGAAGGTGCGGACCATCAGTGCCCTTGCCATTGCTGCCCTGGCGGAGGCTGCCACTCCCTACGGTATCGAGTCCTTTGACTCCGTACTCAAACCCCTATGGAAGGGTATCAGACAGCACAGAGGAAAG GGTCTGGCTGCGTTCCTGAAGGCCATTGGCTACCTGATCCCTCTAATGGATGCTGAGTATGCTAACTACTACACCAGAGAGGTCATGCTGATCCTCATCAGAGAGTTCCAGTCCCCTGACGAGGAGATGAAGAAGATCGTGCTCAAG GTGGTGAAACAGTGCTGTGGTACTGACGGTGTGGAGGCCAACTACATCAAGACAGAGATCCTGCCCCCCTTCTTCAAGCACTTCTGGCAGCACAGGATGGCCCTGGACAGACGCAACTACAGACAG ctGGTGGACACCACAGTAGAGCTGGCCAACAAGGTGGGAGCAGCAGAGATCATCTCTCGTATAGTAGATGACCTGAAGGACGAGGCAGAGCAGTACAGGAAGATGGTGATGGAGACCATAGAGAAGATCATGGGGAACCTGGGAGCTGCTGACATCGACCACAAGCTGGAGGAGCAGCTGATCGACGGCATCCTGTACGCCTTCCAGGAACAGACCACTGAG GACTCTGTAATGCTGAACGGGTTTGGCACGGTGGTGAATGCCCTGGGGAAGAGGGTGAAGCCCTACCTGCCTCAGATCTGTGGTACGGTACTGTGGCGTCTCAACAACAAGTCTGCCAAGGTCCGCCAGCAGGCAGCTGACCTCATCTCTCGTACCGCCGTGGTCATGAAGACCTGCCAGGAG GAGAAGCTGATGGGTCACCTGGGAGTGGTGTTATATGAGTACCTAGGAGAGGAGTATCCTGAAGTACTGGGAAGCATCCTCGGTGCTCTCAAGGCCATCGTCAACGTCATCG GCATGCATAAGATGACTCCACCAATCAAAGACCTGCTGCCGCGCCTGACGCCAATCTTGAAGAACAGACATGAGAAGGTGCAGGAGAACTGTATTGACCTGGTGGGCAGGATTGCTGACAG GGGTGCTGAGTACGTGTCGGCCAGGGAGTGGATGCGGATCTGTTTTGAGCTGCTGGAGCTCCTCAAGGCCCACAAGAAGGCCATCCGCAGAGCCACTGTCAACACCTTTGGATACATCGCCAAGGCTATCGG accCCATGACGTGCTGGCCACACTACTAAACAACCTGAAGGTTCAGGAGCGTCAGAACAGAGTGTGTACCACTGTAGCCATCGCCATCGTGGCTGAGACCTGTTCTCCCTTCACCGTGCTCCCCGCGCTCATGAATGAGTACCGCGTGCCAGAGCTCAACGTGCAGAACGGCGTGCTCAAGTCCCTCTCCTTCCTGTTTGAGTACATTGGGGAGATGGGCAAGGACTACATTTACGCTGTCACGCCCCTGCTGGAGGATGCACTGATGGACAG AGACTTggtccacagacagacagccagtgcCGTGGTGCAGCACATGTCCCTGGGCGTCTACGGCTTCGGCTGTGAAGACTCGCTCAACCACCTGCTCAACTATGTGTGGCCCAACGTGTTTGAGACGTCGCCCCACGTCATCCAGGCTGTGATGGGGGCCTTGGAAGGCCTCAGGGTGGCCATCGGCCCCTGCCGCATGCTGCAGTATTGCCTACAG GGTCTGTTCCACCCAGCCAGGAAGGTGCGAGACGTCTACTGGAAGATCTACAACTCTATCTACATCGGCTCCCAGGATGCTCTCATTGCTCATTACCCACACGTCTACAACGATGAGAAGAACCCTTACCTCCGCTATGAGCTGGAGTACTTCTTGTGA
- the LOC110520240 gene encoding splicing factor 3B subunit 1 isoform X1: MAKVAKTHEDIEAQILEIQGMKAALVEEGADQGVGLDSTGYYDQEIYGGSDSRFAGYVTSIAANEQEDDDEEDSSTSLLGQKKPGYHAPVAILNAIPQSDEQYDPFAEHRPAKIAEREDEYKARRRQMIISPERLDPFADGGKTPDPKLQSRSYMDVMKEQHLTKEEKEIRQQMAEKAKTGDLKAVNGSAASQAAAAAAKRKRRWDQTAEKQDQSGTPSNTGTPKKMSSWDQADLSAEQTPGHTPGHTPSNSRWDETPGRNKGSETPGATPSSRMWDPTPSHTPAGAATPGRGDTPGHTTPGHGGATGSVRKNRWDETPKTERETPGHGSGWAETPRTDRGDESVGETPTPGASKRKSRWDETPASQMGSSTPLMTPGKTPIGTPAMNMATPSPGHLMSMTPEQLQAWRWEREIDERNRPLTDDELDAMFPEGYKVLPPPAGYVPIRTPARKLSATPTPMGGMTGFHMQQEDRSMKQINDQPSGNLPFLKPDDIQYFDKLLVEVDESTLSPEEQKERKIMKLLLKIKNGTPPMRKAALRQITDKAREFGAGPLFNQILPLLMSPTLEDQERHLLVKVIDRILYKLDDLVRPYVHKILVVIEPLLIDEDYYARVEGREIISNLAKAAGLATMISTMRPDIDNMDEYVRNTTARAFAVVASALGIPSLLPFLKAVCKSKKSWQARHTGIKIVQQIAILMGCAILPHLRSLVEIIEHGLVDEQQKVRTISALAIAALAEAATPYGIESFDSVLKPLWKGIRQHRGKGLAAFLKAIGYLIPLMDAEYANYYTREVMLILIREFQSPDEEMKKIVLKVVKQCCGTDGVEANYIKTEILPPFFKHFWQHRMALDRRNYRQLVDTTVELANKVGAAEIISRIVDDLKDEAEQYRKMVMETIEKIMGNLGAADIDHKLEEQLIDGILYAFQEQTTEDSVMLNGFGTVVNALGKRVKPYLPQICGTVLWRLNNKSAKVRQQAADLISRTAVVMKTCQEEKLMGHLGVVLYEYLGEEYPEVLGSILGALKAIVNVIGMHKMTPPIKDLLPRLTPILKNRHEKVQENCIDLVGRIADRGAEYVSAREWMRICFELLELLKAHKKAIRRATVNTFGYIAKAIGPHDVLATLLNNLKVQERQNRVCTTVAIAIVAETCSPFTVLPALMNEYRVPELNVQNGVLKSLSFLFEYIGEMGKDYIYAVTPLLEDALMDRDLVHRQTASAVVQHMSLGVYGFGCEDSLNHLLNYVWPNVFETSPHVIQAVMGALEGLRVAIGPCRMLQYCLQGLFHPARKVRDVYWKIYNSIYIGSQDALIAHYPHVYNDEKNPYLRYELEYFL; the protein is encoded by the exons ATGGCGAAAGTCGCCAAAACACACGAAG aCATTGAGGCCCAGATCCTGGAGATCCAGGGTATGAAGGCTGCCCTGGTGGAGGAGGGAGCAGATCAGGGTGTGGGCCTGGACTCAACTGGATATTACGACCAGGAGATCTATGGTGGCAGTGACAGCCGCTTCGCTGGATATGTCACCTCCATTGCTGCCAATGAACAGGAGGAT GATGACGAGGAGGACTCTTCAACAAGTCTACTTGGACAGAAGAAACCGGGGTATCATGCTCCGGTGGCTATACTCAATGCGATACCACAGTCAGATGAACAG tacgACCCGTTCGCCGAGCACAGGCCCGCCAAGATTGCAGAGCGTGAGGACGAGTACAAGGCCAGACGACGACAGATGATCATCTCTCCGGAGCGACTCGACCCCTTTGCAGACG GGGGCAAAACGCCGGACCCAAAGCTGCAGTCCAGGTCGTACATGGATGTCATGAAGGAGCAGCACCTGACCAAAGAGGAG AAAGAGATCCGTCAGCAGATGGCAGAAAAGGCCAAGACGGGAGACCTGAAGGCTGTCAACGGCTCTGCTGCCTCCCAGGCTGCCGCTGCCGCCGCCAAGCGCAAACGTCGCTGGGACCAGACGGCCGAGAAACAGGACCAATCAGGAACCCCCAGCAACACCGGCACACCCAAGAAGATGTCTAGCTGGGACCAGGCTGACCTGTCTGCTGAG CAGACCCCAGGACACACCCCTGGCCACACCCCCTCCAACAGCCGCTGGGACGAGACCCCTGGCAGGAATAAGGGCAGCGAGACCCCAGGGGCCACTCCCAGCTCCCGGATGTGGGACCCAACCCCCAGCCACACCCCGGCCGGAGCAGCCACCCCAGGCAGGGGGGACACACCGGGACACACCACCCCCGGACATGGGGGAGCCACAGGCAGCGTGCGCAAAAACCGTTGGGATGAGACCCCCAAGACTGAGAGGGAGACCCCTGGTCATGGTAGTGGTTGGGCTGAGACTCCCCGTACAGACAGAGGAGACGAGTCTGTGGGAGAGACCCCCACCCCCGGGGCCAGTAAGAGGAAGTCCCGTTGGGACGAGACCCCTGCCAGCCAGATGGGCTCTTCCACTCCACTGATGACCCCTGGGAAGACCCCCATTGGAACCCCTGCCATGAATATGGCCACTCCCTCTCCAG GTCACCTGATGAGCATGACCCCAGAGCAGCTGCAGGCGTGGCGTTGGGAGAGGGAGATCGATGAGAGAAACCGACCTCTCACAGACGATGAGCTGGACGCCATGTTCCCAGAGGGATACAAG GTCCTTCCCCCACCAGCAGGCTATGTGCCCATCCGTACCCCGGCCCGGAAGCTGTCTGCCACACCCACCCCCATGGGGGGCATGACGGGCTTCCACATGCAGCAGGAGGACCGCTCCATGAAGCAGATCAACGACCAGCCCAGTGGGAACCTGCCCTTCCTCAAACCAGACGACATCCAGTACTTTGATAAACTGCTGGTTGAGGTAGATGAGTCCACTCTGAGCCCAGAGGAACAGAAGGAGCGTAAGATCATGAAACTGCTGCTGAAGATCAAGAACGGAACACCTCCCATGAGAAAG GCTGCCCTGCGTCAGATCACAGACAAGGCGAGGGAGTTTGGAGCAGGGCCCCTGTTCAACCAGATCCTGCCCCTGCTCATGTCTCCTACTCTGGAGGACCAGGAGCGTCACCTACTGGTCAAGGTCATTGACCGCATCCTCTACAAGCTGGACGATCTCGTCCGCCCATACGTACACAag ATCCTGGTGGTGATTGAGCCCCTGCTGATTGATGAAGATTACTACGCCCGAGTGGAGGGCAGAGAGATCATCTCTAACTTGGCCAAG GCTGCCGGCCTGGCCACTATGATCTCCACCATGAGGCCTGATATTGACAACATGGACGAgtatgtcagaaatacaacagcCAGAGCTTTCGCTGTCGTAGCGTCCGCTCTGGGTATCCCATCCCTGCTGCCCTTCCTCAAGGCTGTGTGTAAGAGCAAGAAGTCATGGCAGGCCCGCCACACGGGCATCAAGATTGTCCAGCAGATCGCCATCCTCATGGGTTGTGCCATCCTGCCCCATCTGAGGAGTCTGGTGGAGATCATCGAGCATG GTCTGGTGGATGAGCAGCAGAAGGTGCGGACCATCAGTGCCCTTGCCATTGCTGCCCTGGCGGAGGCTGCCACTCCCTACGGTATCGAGTCCTTTGACTCCGTACTCAAACCCCTATGGAAGGGTATCAGACAGCACAGAGGAAAG GGTCTGGCTGCGTTCCTGAAGGCCATTGGCTACCTGATCCCTCTAATGGATGCTGAGTATGCTAACTACTACACCAGAGAGGTCATGCTGATCCTCATCAGAGAGTTCCAGTCCCCTGACGAGGAGATGAAGAAGATCGTGCTCAAG GTGGTGAAACAGTGCTGTGGTACTGACGGTGTGGAGGCCAACTACATCAAGACAGAGATCCTGCCCCCCTTCTTCAAGCACTTCTGGCAGCACAGGATGGCCCTGGACAGACGCAACTACAGACAG ctGGTGGACACCACAGTAGAGCTGGCCAACAAGGTGGGAGCAGCAGAGATCATCTCTCGTATAGTAGATGACCTGAAGGACGAGGCAGAGCAGTACAGGAAGATGGTGATGGAGACCATAGAGAAGATCATGGGGAACCTGGGAGCTGCTGACATCGACCACAAGCTGGAGGAGCAGCTGATCGACGGCATCCTGTACGCCTTCCAGGAACAGACCACTGAG GACTCTGTAATGCTGAACGGGTTTGGCACGGTGGTGAATGCCCTGGGGAAGAGGGTGAAGCCCTACCTGCCTCAGATCTGTGGTACGGTACTGTGGCGTCTCAACAACAAGTCTGCCAAGGTCCGCCAGCAGGCAGCTGACCTCATCTCTCGTACCGCCGTGGTCATGAAGACCTGCCAGGAG GAGAAGCTGATGGGTCACCTGGGAGTGGTGTTATATGAGTACCTAGGAGAGGAGTATCCTGAAGTACTGGGAAGCATCCTCGGTGCTCTCAAGGCCATCGTCAACGTCATCG GCATGCATAAGATGACTCCACCAATCAAAGACCTGCTGCCGCGCCTGACGCCAATCTTGAAGAACAGACATGAGAAGGTGCAGGAGAACTGTATTGACCTGGTGGGCAGGATTGCTGACAG GGGTGCTGAGTACGTGTCGGCCAGGGAGTGGATGCGGATCTGTTTTGAGCTGCTGGAGCTCCTCAAGGCCCACAAGAAGGCCATCCGCAGAGCCACTGTCAACACCTTTGGATACATCGCCAAGGCTATCGG accCCATGACGTGCTGGCCACACTACTAAACAACCTGAAGGTTCAGGAGCGTCAGAACAGAGTGTGTACCACTGTAGCCATCGCCATCGTGGCTGAGACCTGTTCTCCCTTCACCGTGCTCCCCGCGCTCATGAATGAGTACCGCGTGCCAGAGCTCAACGTGCAGAACGGCGTGCTCAAGTCCCTCTCCTTCCTGTTTGAGTACATTGGGGAGATGGGCAAGGACTACATTTACGCTGTCACGCCCCTGCTGGAGGATGCACTGATGGACAG AGACTTggtccacagacagacagccagtgcCGTGGTGCAGCACATGTCCCTGGGCGTCTACGGCTTCGGCTGTGAAGACTCGCTCAACCACCTGCTCAACTATGTGTGGCCCAACGTGTTTGAGACGTCGCCCCACGTCATCCAGGCTGTGATGGGGGCCTTGGAAGGCCTCAGGGTGGCCATCGGCCCCTGCCGCATGCTGCAGTATTGCCTACAG GGTCTGTTCCACCCAGCCAGGAAGGTGCGAGACGTCTACTGGAAGATCTACAACTCTATCTACATCGGCTCCCAGGATGCTCTCATTGCTCATTACCCACACGTCTACAACGATGAGAAGAACCCTTACCTCCGCTATGAGCTGGAGTACTTCTTGTGA
- the LOC110520240 gene encoding splicing factor 3B subunit 1 isoform X4 translates to MAKVAKTHEDIEAQILEIQGMKAALVEEGADQGVGLDSTGYYDQEIYGGSDSRFAGYVTSIAANEQEDDDEEDSSTSLLGQKKPGYHAPVAILNAIPQSDEQYDPFAEHRPAKIAEREDEYKARRRQMIISPERLDPFADAVLLCQSCTALS, encoded by the exons ATGGCGAAAGTCGCCAAAACACACGAAG aCATTGAGGCCCAGATCCTGGAGATCCAGGGTATGAAGGCTGCCCTGGTGGAGGAGGGAGCAGATCAGGGTGTGGGCCTGGACTCAACTGGATATTACGACCAGGAGATCTATGGTGGCAGTGACAGCCGCTTCGCTGGATATGTCACCTCCATTGCTGCCAATGAACAGGAGGAT GATGACGAGGAGGACTCTTCAACAAGTCTACTTGGACAGAAGAAACCGGGGTATCATGCTCCGGTGGCTATACTCAATGCGATACCACAGTCAGATGAACAG tacgACCCGTTCGCCGAGCACAGGCCCGCCAAGATTGCAGAGCGTGAGGACGAGTACAAGGCCAGACGACGACAGATGATCATCTCTCCGGAGCGACTCGACCCCTTTGCAGACG CAGTACTGCTTTGCCAGTCCTGTACTGCACTCTCTTAA